TTTCGGCAACGCCGTCGCCGTTTGCGGTAACGCGGGCCTTGCCGCCATCCTCGAGAACGGCACGTGGACAATCCTCGAGACCGGCGTTCTCGCGGATCTGAACACCGTCTGGGGGACATCCTCCACCAACATGTTTTTCGCCGGTGATCAGGGATGTTTCCTCCACTGGGACGGAACGAAACTACGATCGATCAACACGACAACCGACAACTGGGTCTCCATGTGGGGACGCGCATCGAATGATATCTGGCTCGTGAGTTCGTCCAGCGTGCTCCATTGGAACGGAACGACCTACACGTACTACACCGTCGACAATCTTCCCCTGCCCGGCACGTACACCGACGTCGGAGGCACCTTCGTGGACGACGTTTTCGTCACGGGGTATCAAGGGCTCTTGCACTGGGATGGCATCACCTGGTCGGAAGTGGCGACGGGCGCCGGCTCGGCGGCTCTGTTCGCTCTCGACACCGCCGGAAACGAAGTGTTTGTCGCCGGCGAGGATGTGCTCCTGCTGCACTACGACGGTGCCTCGTGGTCCTCGTTCACGGGCCCGGCCAGCTTCAATGACTTCGAGGCGGTTGCAGCCATCGGTCCCAACAACGTCTTCGCGCTGGGAGATAATCGGCTCATGTATCGATGGAATGGCACGGACTGGAATGACGTTTCCAACGCGTTCTTCGGCACCGCCTACGATTTCTACAGCGCGTGCTCGAACGGAAACAGCCTCGTTGTCGGGGGATCCAGCGGCAGTCAAGGTCCCAACGTGGCCCGGCTTACCGCAGGGGTATGGTCGGCACTGGATCAGGCGAGCGTCGGCGCCGGCAACTTCCTCAGCGTCTGGACCCTCGACGCGAACACGGCCGTCGCCGTCGGCGAGGACGGGGTCATCGCGAAGCGTGACGCCGCCGGGTGGGCGGATGTCCCGCATGGCCTCACCACAGAAGATCTCTCCGGCGTGTGGGGCACCAGTGCCAGCAACGTCTATGCAGTCGGGACGTTCGGCGTCGTTCTCCAATCCAACGGTACAGCGTGGCGGCTGGTCGACACAGGTCTGGGGTCGTCCCATCTTAACGACGTGACCGGCAACGGCCCCGATGACGTCTGGATCGTGGGGGAGCAGGCCCTGTGGCACTGGGACGGAACCGCGTGGGCCGACCGCTGGAGCGAGCTTCCGGACACGTTGTCGCGCTACTGGACGGCTTGCACCACCGGGGGCGGTGACCTTTTCCTGGCCGGTGAACGTTTGCTGCACTACGACGGGGTGTCGTGGAGCCTGTACTCGATCAAGAGCACGTCCACGGCGTCCGTCTACGACGTGTGGGCCGCTTCGTCGAGCGACGTCTGGCTGGCCGGGGAGTCAGATGTATTCCACTGGGACGGCGCCAAAACTGAAGTGCGCTGGACCTACGAATACGCCGGGTGCGGCGCGGTATCCGGCCGCTCGGGCAACAACGTCTTTGTGGGTACGTGGCTGCAGCTCATCCAGTTCGCGAACGAGTTTCCATCTGTTGTTCCTTTTCCCAATTTCGGCGCCTGCGTGTACGGCGCCAGCACCGGTATCGATGGCACGACGTATTTCGTCGGCGGAAATGGACTGATTGCGCGTGTGGACTAACAACCAAATGTATTCGGCGCGCGCGTGGGTCGCGTGCGTTCTTCTTGCGGTGGTACACGGCTGTTCGTCATCCAATAGCGATCCCGTGGCCCCGGCGCCCACGCCGGGAGGAATCCCACCGCTCACCATCACCATCGAGAACCCGGTGCCGGCGTCGGTGACGCCGCTGGGACTGGCGTGCCTGGGCGGCGGCAACCTCGCGCTGTGCTCATCCGTGGGGTTTGCGGCCGTGTATCAGAACGGCGTTTGGCGGCGGCTCGACACCGGGACCGATTCCGTGCTCGAGGCGGCGTGGGGGACGTCGGCGAGCAACGTGTATTTCGTCGGGGAAAACGGGTGCTTCCTGCACTGGGATGGCGTCGCCGTCCGGGTGATCAGCAGCGGCGTGTTCGATCATCTCAATGCGGTGTGGGGAACCTCGTCCAGTGACGTGTGGGCGTGCGGGGGGGCGTCGGTCGTGCACTGGAACGGAAGTTTCGTCACGATCTACGGGCCGCTCGATCTTCCCCTCCCCGGGCAGTATCAGTCCGTCGGCGGGTCCGCGCCCAACGACGTGTACGTGGTCGGCATGGAGGGCGTGGTCATGCACTTTGACGGCGCGGCGTGGACCGGGGTGACGACCGGCCTCGGCAACACACGTCTCAACTCCGTGTTTGTCGCCGGCAACGAGTTGTTTATCGGCGGCGACAACCTCGCACTGTGGCACTTCGACGGTGCGGCGTGGTCGGCGTTCACCGCCACCGGCGGTGCCGCCGACGACTTCGAGATCCTCGCCGGAACCGGCGCCGGTAACGTGTTCGCCTTCGGCGACAATCGTCTCATGCACCACTGGAACGGAAGTGCCTGGAGCGACGCGAGCGATCCGTTCTTTGTACCATCGGTGGATTTCGGCGCGGCGTGCGCGTTGGGGGGGTCGGTCGTGGTTGGCAATCGCTACGATTACACGACCACCAATCTGGCCGCCTTCGACGGCTCCTCGTGGGCGGCGCTGGGTTCTTCCAGCGTGGAGGTCTTCGATTTGCGCGACGTGTGGACGTTCGATGAGAACCGCGCCGTCGCGGTGGGCGATGGTGGTGTCATCATCGAACGCAACAGGGGCGGTTGGTCGGATGTCGTGCACGGTTTGACCGGGGACGATCTGCACGGCGTGTGGGCATCGAGCCCGAGCGATATCTATGCAGTGGGTAACCAGGGTGTCGTGCTCCACAACAACGGCACCGCATGGTCGGTGGTGAACACGGGACTCGGGACAGCGTCGCTCTACGCCGTGGCGGGGAGTGGTGCCAACGACGTGTGGGTCGCCGGCATCACGGTGATGTGGCACTGGAACGGCGCCACCTGGACCGAGTATCGCGACGCGTTGCCCACCACCTTCGGCGAATACGTCGCCATCTACGTCACGCCGGGTGGCGATGTGTACGCGGGCGGCAATGATCTCCTGCACTTCGACGGAACAACCTGGACCGGCATTCCCATCAAGTTCGGCGCGACCAAGGTCGTCGACATGTGGGGCACGTCCGGGAGCAACATCTGGATGGCGGGCACGAGCGGGTTTCTGCACTGGAACGGGACCGGTTTCGAGTTCTACGGGGTAGGCTACGACAACGAGGCGACGGCGATCACGGGCGGTGGCGCGGCGGGAGTCTTAGGGATCACGCTCGACGGGATCGCGCGGCTGGGCGCGGGCGGTGGCGCGCTGCTTCCGTTTGCCGCGGGTGAGCGGATCAACGGGGCGGGAACCGGCTCGGATGGAACGACCTACCTCGTGGGTGGCACCGCAACGGTGGTGCGAGTGGAACCCAGGTAGACACCCGGGATTCCGTGTCCAGGTTATACGGCCGTCGTCGCCATTACCTCTGAAGAACCTCCGGGGCATGCCGTCCCGCGGGACCAGGGAGGCCACCATGAAGTCCATCTTTCTCAATCGTTTCCAGAATGCCGCGATCGCCGCCTGCGTGCTGGCGGTCGCGGTCCTCTCCAGTTGTTCCAGCGACAGCGGACCGGTGGCGAGTTCACCGATCAACAAGCCAGGTATCGCGCGGCCGACTGTCACGTATGAAAATCCGCTGCTGCCACCCGTCCGCATCGAAGGCCTGCAGTGCTTCGCCGGCGGCGGGGTCGCGGTGTGTTCGAGTTCGGGTTTCGCGGCGCTCCGCCCGCAGGCCAACCCGTGGAAGGTCCTGAACACGGGCCGGTCCGTGGATCTCAACGCGGTGTGGGGAACCTCGGAAAGCGACTTTTACATCGTTGGCGATCAAGGGTGCTTCCTGCACTGGGACGGCACAGGATTCACGGACATCGATATCGGTACGCAAGACATGCTTCTGGACGTGTGGGGAGCTTCGGCGAGCGACATTTGGATTTCCGGCCAAAACATACTCGTGCACTGGGACGGTGCCACGGCCACGACGTTCCCGTCGTCCAGCCTGCCCGGCTCTGGTCCCTACTACGGAATCGGCGGGTCGTCATCGGCCAACGTGTACGCCGTCGGCTCGCAGGGGCGTGTCCTCCATTGGGATGGCGCCTCGTGGTCACTCGTCACAACGGGGTTGGGAACCCCACAGCTCAACTCGGTCTACGTCTTGCCCAACCAGGTGTTTATCGCGGGAGACGACCGGGTGTTGTGGCATTTCGATGGCACCTCGTGGGCATCATTCACGGCAACGAGCGGCGGCGCCAGCAATGACTTCGACGTCGTATCGGGTACCGGCCCCAACCGCGTTTTTGCGTTCGGCGAGGATGCCCTCATGTACCGGTGGGATGGAACGGCGTGGAACGACATTTCGGACCCGTTCTTCAGCACGTTTCAAGATCTCTCCGCGGCATGTGTATTGGGAACGCGTGTTGTGGTCGGCGGGTCCTACAGCGCCGGGAGCACGAACGTCGCCACCTTCGATGGCACGGCGTGGGCGGCCCTCGAGCCGTCATCAGTGACGGACGCAATCCTCAACGATGCCTGGACGTTCATGCGTGACAACGCCTACGCAGTTGGCGACGCCGGGACCGTTCTGCATCGTGACGCGACGGGCTGGTCCACTGTTCCTCACGGGCTCACCACCGAGCGTCTCAAGGCAGTGTGGGCATCCAGCCCCGCCAACGTGTACACGGTCGGCGAACTCGGAACGGTGCTGCAGTACAATGGCAGCTCCTGGTCGATTGTCAACACGGGCCTCGGGACCGCGACGCTCTATGACATTTTTGGGAATCGAGCCGATAACGTCTGGACCATCGGGTCGAACGCACTGTGGCACTGGGACGGCGCCACGTGGACCGACCACTGGGGCGAACTTCCGGAATCCGGCGCGTTCTTGAACCACGTCTATGTGACACCCGGCGGAGACGTGTTTCTGGCCGGCTCCGACGACTTCGTACACTTCGACGGTACCACATGGACCACGGTGCCGATCAAGATGCCCATCGTGTTCATCCTGACGATGCTGGGCGTATCGGATGACGATGTCTGGCTGAGCGACATCCAAGTCGGTGTGCTGCGCTGGAACGGCCACGACTTCGAAGTGCGCTGGCCGGGCCGTGAGCAGGAATACGTGCTCGCGGGTCGGAGCGCCAACAACGTGCTGGCCGCGTCGTACGGCGAACTGGTCCAGTTCGCGGCCGGGATTCCCAACGTGACGCCGTTTGTGACTGGAAGCAGCGTGATCAGCGGGCACACCGGGGAGGACGGCACCACCTACTTCGTCGGGTACAACGGGGTTGTCGCGCGCGTCGAGTAACACGTGCTCGCCAGGGGCGCAAAAAGAAAGAGCCGGCTTTCGCGATGGCCCGTCGCGGAAGCCGGCCCGTGAACTGCGATCCCGCCTGCGGCGCGGCGCCTACCGGCCGATCACCATCTTGCGCGTGTGCGTCTCACCGGCGGCGTTCACGCGGTAGAAGTACACGCCGCTTGCGAGCAGATCCCCGTTGTCGTTGCGCCCGTCGAACTCCACGTCGCGCCAGCCCGCCGGCAGTTGGCGCACGGTACCGCGCGATGTCCCAAAGGGGCGTCAAATTTCCCGCGGTCAGAAATGGTTGTGCATCTGGCGTTCCGGGGCGACCGAGTCGCACGATGACGGGAGCGGGGCACTCCGAGTTTGACACATCCATTCAAACCGCGTACACTCAATGCCTCGCTCGCCCCGAAGCCTGCACCCCGGCCGCAGTCAGGGTTTCCCGCTATGAGTCACATTCAGCTATTCGGCATCGCGTTTGTTGCGATGGTGTTTGCGTCTACCGCGCCGCAGGCGACCACGCGCCTGGTGAAGCCCGACGGTACAGGTATCGCGGCCACCATCCAGGCCGGCGTGGACGCCTCCGCTCCCGGTGACACCGTACTGCTGGCTCCCGGGACGTTTACCGGGCCCGGTAACCGCGACGTGCGCTACAACGGCAAGGCGATCACCATCACATCGCAGAATGGTGCGGCCGCGACCATCATCGACTGCCAGGGTCTGGGGCGCGGATTCATGTTTGTCAATAACGAGACCGCCGGTTCGCGGCTCTCCCATGTCACCATCAAGAACGGCAACGCGGGCCAGGGGGGTGCGATCTACGCCCAGATTGCCAAGCCCACTATCACCGACAACATC
This window of the Candidatus Krumholzibacteriia bacterium genome carries:
- a CDS encoding T9SS type A sorting domain-containing protein, coding for MRQLPAGWRDVEFDGRNDNGDLLASGVYFYRVNAAGETHTRKMVIGR